The sequence TTATTTCATCGCCCAGGTCAAGGCTGAATGGATTAGGGATATCAACACCTTTGTTAACAAGCTCAATGATTTTATCATGACATCGAAGTTTGGTTTCCATAATATGCTCCTGAAATGGCTTTGTATAAATTAATTCAACAAGATTATCAAATATATTTTAATATGAAGCAGGCTGCTGTGATCTGATTTTCTAATTGACACATGAAGGTATTGCCCATATATTTTCACTAAAATTAAATTAATAAAAATACTACAGCACCTGCTGAGCCATGCGCCCGTTATGCGCGGGGCTCTTATAATCATGAGGTTTCTGCTCCATATGAAAATATCCAAACTGGGCCGATACATTGACCTTCTCCTTGAGGAGGTCATTAATCAGACTCCCCCTTCGGGGCGCCGGCAGAATTCTATATCTGCTCTGGCAAGGGAGATCCGGTTATCGGAATGCAGCAATACAAGGGTAGTGATATTCGGAGGGGGAACCGGGCTTTCCACGGTGCTTGGAGGAGACTCCCGTATCGACGAATGGCTGGAGAATCCATTTGTGGGGCTAAAGGAGGAATTCCCTCTGCTTGATGTAGTGGTGTGCACGACAGATGACGGGGGTTCAACAGGCCAGCTCCTCAGACAGTTACCAATAATCGGGATAGGCGACATCCGGAAGGTTCTCCTTTCCCTGATCCTTCGTGCGAATCTTCAGAAGAGATATGGTCTTGATGATGTCTCAACAATGAATCTGATCCGCGTCCTTCATGCAATATTCAATCGAAGGTTTGATGAGGGCTTTAACGATTTCCGGCATGTCACAAACCCGTTTCTTTCTGTGGCAAGGCCTTTGAGGAGATATTGCCCTGAGCCTCTTAAGACCCTTTTTTTAACGCTTGGAGAATATATTTCTCCCGGTGGAAAGGGGCCTGTAATAGAACCCGGAGGCCACTGCCTGGGTAACCTTATACTTGCGGCAGCCATATTAAGATCAGCAGATGAAACAGGATGTTTCCCCCCTGATCTTAATGCAATACTTGCGGGTATTAGAGTTATCGCCGATGCTATTGGTGTAAATCCCGGATTTCTGCATCCAGCGACCGCCACGCCCGGCCAGCTTGTATTAAGATACAGCAACGGGGTTGCGGTGAGGGGACAAAACAAGGCAGCCATCACCCAGCGCCGTCTGCCCATAGATCATTTATTCGTGGAATGCCGTGATGACGCCTCTGTAAGCGCAGATATAATCAGGGCGATAAAAAATGCGGACCTTATTCTTTTTGCCCCTGGAAGCCTCTATACCTCAATTATGCCCATACTTCAGCTTACGCCGGTTATAAGGACAATACGTAATAATAAAAAGGCGCTCAAGATCCTGGGGGCAAATTTCTGGGTACAGGCAGGGGAAACTGATATATCCCGCCATAGAATGAGCCGCGGCTTTCATGTCTCAGAGCTGATTGAGGCATATGACCAGAACATCGAAGGAGGGTTTGACGGTCTGTTTGATGTGGTGCTGAGCGCAAACCTGGAACATATACCGGGTGATGTTATCCGTAATTATGCGCTGGAAGGCAAAAGCCCCATATATCTTGACCGTGAAAGGGTGGAAGGCATGGGGATACTGCCTGTTGAGGCCACCATGTATTCACCTGAACGACTGAGGACGGCCAATGTGATCCATCATGACCCGCAGAAGTTTTCTCTGGCTGTCCGTGCGCTTCTTATCGCTCACAGACATTTAAATCTGAAGAAAGAACAAACCTCATCCAGGCCAAAGGTTAAAAGGCATAAAGGCATGGTTTATACAGATTCGCCTCTTTTTTCTTCCTATCATTCCGAGGTAAAGGCAATGCTTTCCGGAAAAAATTTTACTCCTAAAAGCCTCGGGAAAACCATGCTTGATATTATCTGGGAGAATCGTGATATCCGCATTGAACATCTTAAATATTTCAGGGGTGTAAAGATTGTCCCTGCAGCAGGATGGTCAAGGAGCAGGGAATGGGATAATTTACTTGGATATTATGAGCCTGAAGACGGTTTACTTAAAATACATGAGCAGGCGGAAAGGGATCCCGACCTCCTCAGGGCCAGTCTTCTTACGGCCCTGGGTGAATCACTACTGGGAAGGTATATTGATTACCGGCAATGGATTAATGGAGAGGATATCTCTTCATGGGGAATGAGGCGTTATGAGATCCGGCTGCGGCCCATAATTGACCGCGCATGTTTCCTTGATGACAGTGCCCTTCGCTGTTATCTCAGGTTTGCCCGCATGCTTGAAAGTCCCCATGACCCTTTTACCTTTGGTATAACCCTTAATGACCAGGAAGGATTTCTTCCGCCTGGCCTGCTTTTCGGGTTGTTATACGCGTGGTATCTGAACAACTCCTATGGGAGGATCATGGAGTATGAGATGTCACTCCTTCGCTGGTCTCCGGAAAAACTTATACCCTATCAACTGGAAGAGTATAACCGGAAAAAGGAGCTGGTAAGATTTTTTCGGAACCTGGTATTTATGCATAAGGATAAATGACTGTGCCATTGCATGATTAAAAAAATATTCTCATAAAGGGTAAAAAAGATGAAAAATCTGAGGGTGATTCTAATCAGTGGCCTTTCCGGTTCCGGAAAGACAACCGCTATCAAGGCCCTGGAAGATATAGGGTTCTACTGTGTCGATAACCTGCCAATCCTTCTTTTGCCGCAGTTCTTGGAGCTGTGTGAACAGTCAGGCGGTAAGATATCAAAGGTTGCGGTGGTAAAAGATATAAGAGAAGAGGCATCCCGTCCTTTGTTCAGGCCCCGGTCAGACCCTGCCAGTCTGGAAAAGCCGCCCATGAAACCGGAAGAGGCGGAAAAGTTAATAGATATGTCAGAGGAATCCCGGAGGATTTTAAATGACCTGAAAAAGGATGGCTATCGTATTGAAATTCTTTTTCTGGAGGCAAAGGATACAATCCTGATTAAGAGATTCAGCGAGACACGGCGTCAGCATCCTTTGGCAGTGGGCGGCTCTATCAGGGACGGCCTGCACCTGGAAAGAAGGCTGTTGCAGTTTTTAAGGGACATGGCTGATCAGGTCATTGATACATCAACAATAAGCGTCCATGAACTTAAACAGAAGATACAGCATTATGTCCAGGAGGAGAATCCCCTTAACCGTATGACAGTCTCGCTTATATCCTTCGGTTACAGCTTTGGCATTCCGACTGAGGCTGAGATAGTTATGGATGTCCGATTTCTGCCCAACCCCTATTTTGTGGAAGAATTCAGGAACCTGAATGGTAATGATCAGAAGGTGTACGAGTATGTAATGAAATGGGATGAAACAAAGGAGCTGTTGAGGCACCTTGAAAACCTGATCCGCTTTTTATTGCCACTTTACCAGAGAGAGATGAAGACCCACCTTACCATTGCTGTCGGATGCACAGGAGGGAAACACCGCTCCGTCTCATTAATAAATCGTCTGGCAGAGATTTTCCGGAAAGAGTTTGATAAAATGGGGTTATATCTCCTGGTAAGGCACAGGGATGTTGATAAGGGTTAAAGGCGCTTTGGAACAAAAGTATGGAAAAATTCTCACAAAATTTGTTATCATGCCTGATAATCCTCATGCCACCCATATTTATAAATATGGCTATTGTGATTAATCATCCTGTTTTTTTTGTTTATCAATATTAAAAGCCGGTGTAGAATGGGCAATCTGTCTTAAGGCGGGATAAAGGGATTGGGACATGATGTGACATTATCTTTTGAACTATGTACTTATAGTCGGGGCTCCGCTAAAGGAGGAATTTGCCATGTCGGACGGATTGAATGTGATTGTTGTTGATGACAACAAAGAGGTCTGTGAACTTGTATCAGACATTATAAAACGTTTTTATACCTGGGGAAATGTGATCGCCTTCAGTGATGTTGAGGAGGCGATTGTCTACTGCAAGAGTCAGAGGACATGTGTATCTATTTTTGTTATAGATGTCTTTCTGAAGGACTATACAGGCTTCCAGTTTCTTGATTCCCTGGCCTCTAAGTTTCCAATGATCTATGAAGATGCCATAATAATGTCAGGAAATGCCAGTGACGATGTTGTCAACATGTGTATTGCAGCAAATATAACTTATCTGCTTGAAAAGCCCATAAAGGCATATGCCTTACAGCTTGCTGTAAAGGCTATTGTTAATAAATATATCAATTTTGCCAAAAGACTTATTGATAACCCCGATCTGGCAGAGGATATATATAATTTTTAAAGGGATGGTGCCGAAGAGGAGACTTGAACTCCTACGGGGGAACCCCCACTAGACCCTGAAACTTGTTTAGCAATATTATTTATTGACTAAATACAGTAACTTATCTAATATCAATTCACATTTGTGTTAATTTTGTGTCAATAATTTTCCATTGAGAGGCGAATTATGGATGTCAATGTTTACAAGAGAGATGGCAGTCCATTCTACTGGATGAAGTGGTATTTTTCTGGGAAACTACACAGGCAGTCTACTAAAACAAAGAACCTAAAGAAGGCGAATTTGATTGCCAAGGATAAAGAACAGGAACTACTGAGACATGCCGGAATAAGTGGGGTAGCGAAAATTCCATTTAAAGAGATGATGGAACAGGTTCTACTTGATTACAAGGCGAACGGTAGAAAATCCTTTCATATCGCAGAATTGAAGGTAAAAATTCTTTACGCCTATTTTAGGGAAGATACAAAGATTGTAGATATAACAGAGCGGAATATTCAAGAATATGTATCATACAGATTGACAAAATGTAAAAACCAAAAGAAAGAACCAATCCGCCCTGCAACGGTAAATAGGGAACTACAATTACTGAAAAGGGGATTTTCCATTCTGCATCAGAGAAAGATGATAGGCGCAGTGCCTACAATACAACTTTTACGAGAAGATAATATCAGAAAAGGATTTTTTGAACATTGGGAATTTTTGAAGTTAATGGAAAAGGCATCTGAACATATCAAACCACTGGTGACATTCATGTATTTTACCGGATGGCGATTTAGTGAAGTGGTTAATATTACATGGGATATGGTTGATATTGATAATGGTGTTATTACCATTCCCCCGGGTATGACAAAGAATAAAAAAGGCAGACACTATTATATGCCTGATAATATACTTGAGATGATAAGGGACATTTGGTCAAAACGAGTTGAAAGAATAAGAATTAATGAATCTGCCCCTGACTATGTTTTTACAAATAAGAATTATACAGACAGGATTAAGGATATAAGAAGTGCCTGGGAAAATAGTTGTAAAAGGGCAGGATTAAATGGGAAGTTAAAACATGATTTTAGAAGAACGGCGGCGAGGAATTATGTAAGAGCAGGTGTTCCACAACGAGTGGCGCAGGAACTTTTAGGACATCAAACCGCATCTATCTTTTCAAGATACAATATTGTTTCTGACCAAGATTTACGGGATGCTGTAAAAAAACAAATGGAATATATGAATAATCAGACAAAGAATAGACCTATTGAAATACCGCCTGAAGGTTTTAGAGAATGGGAACCAATGATTAAGAAAATGAATGAGAATTATGAAAAGGAACATCAGGAAGGCATTAAATATTTAAGAGAAAAATATGAAAATGTAGTTGAGGTCGATAAAGAGGGAAAGGTTAAAGTCCTGCAAGGGGAAGGGTTTCCAAATGAAACTGACAAGAACTTGCATGAAAAATAAATTTTTTTTATAGGAAATCATTCGAATAAACTGAAAATAATGGGTGTGTGTATCCGGGTCTCTGGCATGGGTGCCCGGGCAGTGATACTGAAAGTGCCACAATCAATAATGGCGGAGTGCCCAACATATAAAATGTATTAGTTGTTTAGTTTTCAGAAATTTAAGGGGGGTCTTCTGTAATAACTCATTGATTAATCATCTCATCATCTTTAAAAATACCGGAATATTTAGTTCCATCAAAGAGGGTTACAGTGCCAGTCCCATTTCTTTTACCATATAAATATTCACCATCATATCGACTTCCATCAGGGTAAATATAGGTTCCGTAAC is a genomic window of Desulfatiglans sp. containing:
- a CDS encoding YvcK family protein, producing MRFLLHMKISKLGRYIDLLLEEVINQTPPSGRRQNSISALAREIRLSECSNTRVVIFGGGTGLSTVLGGDSRIDEWLENPFVGLKEEFPLLDVVVCTTDDGGSTGQLLRQLPIIGIGDIRKVLLSLILRANLQKRYGLDDVSTMNLIRVLHAIFNRRFDEGFNDFRHVTNPFLSVARPLRRYCPEPLKTLFLTLGEYISPGGKGPVIEPGGHCLGNLILAAAILRSADETGCFPPDLNAILAGIRVIADAIGVNPGFLHPATATPGQLVLRYSNGVAVRGQNKAAITQRRLPIDHLFVECRDDASVSADIIRAIKNADLILFAPGSLYTSIMPILQLTPVIRTIRNNKKALKILGANFWVQAGETDISRHRMSRGFHVSELIEAYDQNIEGGFDGLFDVVLSANLEHIPGDVIRNYALEGKSPIYLDRERVEGMGILPVEATMYSPERLRTANVIHHDPQKFSLAVRALLIAHRHLNLKKEQTSSRPKVKRHKGMVYTDSPLFSSYHSEVKAMLSGKNFTPKSLGKTMLDIIWENRDIRIEHLKYFRGVKIVPAAGWSRSREWDNLLGYYEPEDGLLKIHEQAERDPDLLRASLLTALGESLLGRYIDYRQWINGEDISSWGMRRYEIRLRPIIDRACFLDDSALRCYLRFARMLESPHDPFTFGITLNDQEGFLPPGLLFGLLYAWYLNNSYGRIMEYEMSLLRWSPEKLIPYQLEEYNRKKELVRFFRNLVFMHKDK
- the rapZ gene encoding RNase adapter RapZ, producing MKNLRVILISGLSGSGKTTAIKALEDIGFYCVDNLPILLLPQFLELCEQSGGKISKVAVVKDIREEASRPLFRPRSDPASLEKPPMKPEEAEKLIDMSEESRRILNDLKKDGYRIEILFLEAKDTILIKRFSETRRQHPLAVGGSIRDGLHLERRLLQFLRDMADQVIDTSTISVHELKQKIQHYVQEENPLNRMTVSLISFGYSFGIPTEAEIVMDVRFLPNPYFVEEFRNLNGNDQKVYEYVMKWDETKELLRHLENLIRFLLPLYQREMKTHLTIAVGCTGGKHRSVSLINRLAEIFRKEFDKMGLYLLVRHRDVDKG
- a CDS encoding response regulator → MSDGLNVIVVDDNKEVCELVSDIIKRFYTWGNVIAFSDVEEAIVYCKSQRTCVSIFVIDVFLKDYTGFQFLDSLASKFPMIYEDAIIMSGNASDDVVNMCIAANITYLLEKPIKAYALQLAVKAIVNKYINFAKRLIDNPDLAEDIYNF
- a CDS encoding site-specific integrase; this translates as MDVNVYKRDGSPFYWMKWYFSGKLHRQSTKTKNLKKANLIAKDKEQELLRHAGISGVAKIPFKEMMEQVLLDYKANGRKSFHIAELKVKILYAYFREDTKIVDITERNIQEYVSYRLTKCKNQKKEPIRPATVNRELQLLKRGFSILHQRKMIGAVPTIQLLREDNIRKGFFEHWEFLKLMEKASEHIKPLVTFMYFTGWRFSEVVNITWDMVDIDNGVITIPPGMTKNKKGRHYYMPDNILEMIRDIWSKRVERIRINESAPDYVFTNKNYTDRIKDIRSAWENSCKRAGLNGKLKHDFRRTAARNYVRAGVPQRVAQELLGHQTASIFSRYNIVSDQDLRDAVKKQMEYMNNQTKNRPIEIPPEGFREWEPMIKKMNENYEKEHQEGIKYLREKYENVVEVDKEGKVKVLQGEGFPNETDKNLHEK